A single window of Metallosphaera hakonensis JCM 8857 = DSM 7519 DNA harbors:
- a CDS encoding HIT domain-containing protein — protein MCLFCSIISGAEHGYFVYRDNDISAILDKYPSSPGHTLVMPNRHYNDLLVTEPSLLSPLVRKTVFIAKSIKEVLNADGVRILTNIGRSSGQVIFHTHIHIIPSWEVLPSVFSTFEPRRLQEQSYYESLQKVISQYIKTSSEKEIN, from the coding sequence ATGTGCCTATTTTGCAGTATTATTTCAGGGGCCGAACACGGTTACTTTGTCTATAGAGACAACGACATATCCGCTATTCTGGATAAGTATCCGTCGTCACCGGGACATACTCTGGTGATGCCTAACCGACACTATAATGATCTTCTTGTAACGGAGCCTTCATTGTTATCACCCTTAGTTAGAAAGACTGTGTTTATTGCGAAGTCAATTAAAGAAGTTCTAAACGCAGACGGAGTTAGAATTTTAACCAATATCGGAAGATCATCAGGACAGGTCATATTTCACACGCACATTCACATAATTCCCAGCTGGGAGGTTTTACCCTCAGTATTCTCCACCTTTGAACCTAGGCGATTGCAGGAACAATCATACTATGAGTCATTGCAAAAAGTTATAAGTCAATATATCAAAACAAGTTCTGAGAAAGAAATTAATTAA
- a CDS encoding FAD-binding and (Fe-S)-binding domain-containing protein, whose product MGIREELEGRFGDNFSDSLVERLSHTADMGFVPQLVWTGMKIKIIPDYVIYPRNVEDLIDIVKISNKYDVPITPYGRGTNRYGNAIPADGGLLVDFSKMDKVQIDDVNKVAITEAGATWKIVDIASQSRGLQLRTFPSSYDSTVGGGIAGDSLGVGSYQYGYICDNLTFVEMVNPKGELVKLEGKDLALVCGAEGTTGLIYRAGIRLRPFSPTESLVLSYDNFEQAYKGIGEFYRESIPAWHVQVRGPAISTYIAENFKASLAPDKWNMVVLYPSNVSSIVEPKLYRVAQNTGAKTFEGEWTGWWSFNHGVNAALRTKGLLIHQHGLIHYTKIKELVDGIQENLGKLGDLTPDGGFDLDIDLERRETLLVNSFTQVSLTPVDKKILFELAKNTLMMEQYIKVGGSMLSIGIFVHKYAKNRLTAMGKVFQEVGVDRYEVMKKYKEEMDPNEIFNPGKVFEPQKRAKEVLDIVRKQNEAMRYRFGIGFAKRLSPGGEIEGYKVTKKYLDIFADYAIKCIDCAMCVTVCPQYRLIPQWPYAPKGMFDFTKGLISMFELQGKIDVPDSAIAEISGCHKCGLCDGVCPARIPISSMLIKLSSMVARKVPEETTTEIPIPEKYQDVISDDAEIGVWFGKYLAENPSTMFATLEMFKRLGLKVKAFGTSMDSGFNDYISGNGNELIDKMRKNLEKISVVELITVSPEDYKTFTEGYQEYSKLGGINQTFEVVPLELRLLKSLQIEGNEEINLHIACFSNTYSDEVIKRLREKGFKVRKVEGCSGATLEKNVGKRADMMAKALGERYGTLVTLCPMAAMKFRSVGVNSKTLVEYMAEKIGAGVKVEQKIIKVSEADRSAIMDIVVKSLIDALKKRASLIADTVSFMSSGMDEYKKIIEPIIVEAIDEVSPAIKSTLESMASSKVTTNDQSEKALALNSYYREFNSVLMSLTYDTVISAVVPEVKAKAVDEFSERDLGLVILDVLRDKMDRLRSNVINR is encoded by the coding sequence TTGGGTATTAGGGAGGAATTAGAAGGTCGCTTTGGCGATAACTTCTCTGATTCATTGGTTGAGCGCCTATCTCATACTGCGGATATGGGTTTCGTTCCCCAGCTTGTTTGGACCGGGATGAAGATCAAGATAATCCCAGACTATGTAATTTACCCAAGAAACGTAGAGGACTTGATAGACATTGTGAAGATATCCAACAAATACGATGTTCCGATTACTCCCTATGGTAGAGGGACAAATAGGTATGGAAACGCCATACCGGCTGATGGAGGGTTATTAGTTGATTTCTCAAAGATGGATAAGGTTCAGATAGACGATGTCAATAAGGTGGCCATAACCGAGGCAGGAGCCACCTGGAAAATCGTTGACATAGCCTCTCAGAGTAGAGGATTACAGCTAAGGACATTTCCTTCCTCTTACGATTCCACTGTGGGAGGTGGAATCGCCGGGGACTCCCTAGGGGTGGGATCCTATCAGTATGGTTACATTTGTGATAACCTCACTTTCGTGGAAATGGTTAATCCTAAGGGGGAACTGGTCAAGCTTGAAGGCAAGGATTTAGCTTTGGTTTGTGGAGCCGAGGGCACTACGGGATTGATCTATAGGGCTGGTATAAGGTTAAGACCGTTCTCCCCAACCGAGTCGCTTGTTCTATCCTACGATAATTTCGAACAGGCTTACAAAGGTATAGGGGAGTTCTATAGGGAATCAATTCCTGCCTGGCATGTTCAGGTAAGGGGGCCTGCCATATCAACATATATCGCAGAGAATTTCAAAGCGTCCTTAGCCCCCGATAAGTGGAACATGGTGGTGCTTTATCCATCCAACGTTTCCTCAATAGTTGAACCTAAGCTCTACAGAGTCGCTCAAAACACGGGTGCTAAGACCTTTGAGGGAGAGTGGACAGGATGGTGGTCCTTTAACCACGGAGTTAATGCTGCTCTTAGGACTAAGGGCCTACTTATACATCAACATGGCCTGATTCATTACACAAAAATAAAGGAACTAGTTGACGGAATTCAAGAGAACCTAGGAAAGCTGGGTGATCTAACCCCAGATGGAGGATTCGACTTGGATATTGACCTTGAAAGAAGGGAAACCCTTCTGGTAAATTCGTTTACCCAAGTCTCCTTAACACCAGTTGACAAGAAGATACTATTCGAGTTAGCCAAGAACACCCTAATGATGGAACAGTACATAAAGGTAGGTGGATCAATGCTTTCCATCGGGATATTCGTTCACAAGTACGCTAAGAACAGGCTAACAGCAATGGGAAAGGTATTCCAAGAGGTAGGAGTAGATAGATATGAGGTAATGAAAAAATACAAAGAGGAAATGGACCCCAATGAGATCTTTAATCCTGGCAAGGTCTTCGAACCTCAGAAGAGGGCTAAGGAGGTTCTAGATATTGTAAGGAAACAGAACGAGGCCATGAGATATAGGTTCGGGATCGGATTCGCTAAGAGGCTTTCCCCTGGGGGAGAAATAGAAGGTTACAAGGTCACTAAGAAGTACTTGGATATTTTCGCCGATTATGCAATAAAATGTATAGACTGTGCCATGTGTGTAACGGTCTGTCCACAGTACAGATTGATACCCCAATGGCCCTATGCACCCAAGGGGATGTTCGACTTCACCAAGGGTCTTATCTCCATGTTTGAACTACAAGGGAAAATAGATGTTCCAGATAGTGCCATAGCTGAGATTTCAGGTTGCCATAAATGTGGTCTGTGTGATGGTGTATGCCCTGCTAGGATTCCTATTTCATCTATGCTGATTAAATTAAGCTCCATGGTGGCGAGGAAGGTACCCGAGGAGACAACGACAGAAATACCTATTCCTGAAAAGTATCAGGACGTGATATCCGACGATGCGGAGATCGGTGTATGGTTTGGCAAATATTTGGCAGAAAATCCCTCAACTATGTTCGCCACATTGGAGATGTTCAAGAGACTAGGGTTAAAGGTTAAGGCCTTCGGGACATCAATGGACAGCGGGTTTAACGATTATATCAGTGGTAATGGAAACGAGCTCATTGATAAAATGAGGAAAAACCTGGAGAAAATAAGCGTGGTGGAGTTAATAACGGTCTCACCTGAAGACTATAAGACGTTCACCGAAGGGTATCAAGAGTACTCGAAGTTGGGTGGGATAAATCAAACTTTCGAGGTAGTTCCATTAGAGTTAAGGCTACTGAAATCATTGCAAATAGAGGGAAATGAGGAGATCAATCTTCATATTGCATGCTTCTCAAATACCTACTCGGATGAGGTCATTAAGAGACTAAGAGAGAAGGGCTTCAAGGTGAGGAAAGTAGAGGGGTGTTCTGGAGCCACTCTAGAGAAAAACGTTGGGAAGAGGGCTGATATGATGGCTAAAGCCTTAGGTGAGCGTTACGGCACACTGGTCACGTTGTGTCCCATGGCTGCTATGAAGTTCAGGAGTGTGGGCGTGAATTCCAAAACCTTAGTGGAATATATGGCAGAGAAGATAGGAGCGGGAGTTAAGGTTGAACAGAAGATAATCAAGGTCTCTGAGGCAGATAGGTCTGCAATCATGGACATAGTTGTTAAGTCTCTCATAGATGCGTTAAAGAAAAGGGCATCACTGATAGCCGATACGGTTTCGTTTATGTCCTCAGGAATGGATGAATATAAGAAAATCATAGAACCAATAATTGTTGAGGCCATAGATGAGGTTTCGCCAGCTATCAAGTCGACCCTAGAATCCATGGCGTCCAGTAAAGTTACAACCAATGATCAATCTGAAAAGGCTTTGGCTCTCAACTCTTATTACAGGGAATTCAATAGCGTCCTCATGTCCCTAACTTATGATACTGTAATATCAGCAGTTGTTCCTGAGGTTAAGGCTAAAGCTGTTGACGAGTTCTCGGAAAGAGATTTAGGACTAGTGATTTTGGATGTTCTTAGGGATAAGATGGATAGACTTCGGTCCAATGTGATTAATAGATGA
- a CDS encoding M61 family metallopeptidase, with protein MIFEVTPKPRYIEVIASGREGIVSFPTYLPGSYIIRELERNVVEFEGIRVSKNKFYVKDKFRYLVYASSKDQREAISTSDYLFINPPAVFPYQDKYENYCVKLNVKWPLKTTMEKRGEYYCADDYESFVDSPIQASPILKTIMIDENHEISTIDDVNPGSVKAVLEDIDREMGTSEKYVFFFRRSDRNFGGIEHLNSSAIVVNWDRTDLTLLMAHEYFHRWNVRKFRPLDLDLDLERESYTDLLWFAEGVTDYVAWLSSTRVGAIKPEDAGKYLATAMSKLTFPGARRTSLAESSRTTWIKYYRQDENFLNSSVSYYDGGLLIGLILDMLLRDKGENIFSIFRNIPSRYTFHDIDSYLKSRNIEVLEELIYYPSARILEKLSGMMEIDLVDKDSPYFGIMLDGNKITYVEDGSPADSAGLIPQDVLIATDEIVKNIEVKSHLNVLINREGRVKKFTLMAGKSPGHKVKIAIRGDIARRLLNVDSIDGTSTTNII; from the coding sequence ATGATTTTTGAAGTTACCCCGAAACCTCGTTATATTGAAGTAATCGCCTCAGGTCGAGAAGGCATAGTTTCTTTTCCGACTTATCTCCCTGGATCTTATATCATTAGAGAATTAGAGCGGAACGTCGTAGAGTTTGAAGGAATTAGGGTTTCGAAAAACAAATTTTACGTGAAGGACAAATTCAGGTATTTAGTCTACGCCTCCAGTAAAGATCAGAGAGAGGCAATATCAACTTCTGATTACCTTTTCATTAATCCTCCCGCCGTTTTTCCCTACCAGGATAAATACGAGAATTACTGTGTTAAATTGAACGTTAAGTGGCCCTTAAAGACAACAATGGAGAAACGGGGTGAGTATTACTGTGCTGACGACTATGAAAGTTTCGTAGATTCGCCCATTCAGGCAAGCCCAATACTGAAAACCATTATGATAGACGAGAATCACGAGATATCAACTATAGATGATGTGAATCCAGGTTCTGTGAAGGCCGTACTAGAAGACATTGATAGGGAAATGGGCACTTCAGAAAAGTACGTCTTCTTCTTTAGGAGGTCCGATAGAAATTTTGGTGGTATAGAGCATCTGAACTCCTCTGCGATAGTGGTGAACTGGGATAGAACAGACCTAACCTTGTTAATGGCTCATGAGTACTTTCACAGGTGGAACGTAAGAAAGTTTAGACCATTGGATCTGGATCTGGACTTGGAAAGGGAAAGTTACACTGACCTCCTTTGGTTCGCTGAGGGTGTAACAGACTACGTTGCGTGGCTATCTTCTACTAGGGTGGGGGCAATAAAACCCGAAGATGCAGGTAAGTATCTTGCAACTGCCATGTCAAAGTTGACGTTTCCTGGCGCTAGAAGAACGTCATTGGCCGAATCCTCAAGAACAACTTGGATCAAATATTACAGGCAAGATGAGAATTTTCTCAACTCAAGCGTCTCTTACTACGATGGGGGTTTACTCATCGGGCTGATTCTAGATATGTTACTCAGGGATAAAGGAGAAAATATCTTCAGTATCTTTAGAAATATTCCGTCTAGATACACTTTCCATGATATTGATAGTTACCTCAAGAGCAGGAATATAGAGGTTTTAGAGGAGTTGATTTACTATCCATCAGCGAGAATCCTGGAGAAATTGTCTGGTATGATGGAAATTGATCTGGTGGACAAAGACTCCCCATATTTTGGGATCATGTTGGATGGAAACAAGATTACGTATGTTGAGGATGGATCACCCGCAGACAGTGCGGGCCTTATTCCTCAGGACGTCCTGATTGCTACCGATGAAATCGTGAAAAATATAGAGGTGAAGAGTCACCTTAATGTCCTGATTAACAGGGAGGGGAGAGTAAAGAAGTTTACACTAATGGCTGGGAAAAGCCCTGGACATAAAGTAAAGATCGCCATTAGAGGTGATATTGCCCGTAGGTTACTGAACGTGGATTCCATAGATGGGACATCAACTACGAATATTATTTGA
- a CDS encoding TIM barrel protein produces MTKIFLGPAGIPLSTRGKGSVEGVKRVKELGLNAMEVEFVQGVKMSVETAKELGEVSRELGVRLSVHAPYYINLCSSEPDKVSASKKRIIDTAERAHAMGADAIAIHVGFYGDLSPKECYQMVKSALLEIRDQMAERGIDSVKLGVETMAKETAFGTLDEVISISKEVSGVIPYIDWAHTFARQGGKIDYGEIIDRLTRELGLNHINSHFESLQMRKGKFVDVHEPISKNSPPFEPLAKALLERDVSITLVCESPRLEEDALIMKQVLESLGYKLG; encoded by the coding sequence ATGACAAAAATCTTTCTTGGACCGGCTGGCATTCCACTGTCTACAAGAGGGAAAGGTAGCGTAGAGGGAGTTAAGAGAGTAAAGGAACTAGGACTTAACGCCATGGAGGTTGAGTTTGTTCAAGGCGTGAAGATGTCGGTGGAGACTGCGAAGGAGTTGGGGGAAGTATCTAGGGAACTAGGCGTTAGACTCTCGGTTCACGCTCCCTACTACATCAACCTATGCTCCTCAGAACCAGATAAAGTCTCTGCATCTAAAAAACGAATAATTGACACTGCGGAAAGAGCTCATGCCATGGGAGCTGACGCCATAGCCATCCATGTGGGTTTTTACGGTGATTTGTCACCGAAAGAGTGCTACCAAATGGTAAAGAGCGCGTTGCTTGAGATCAGGGATCAAATGGCGGAGAGGGGAATCGATTCAGTGAAGTTGGGTGTCGAGACCATGGCTAAAGAGACGGCTTTTGGAACCCTGGATGAGGTCATAAGCATATCAAAGGAGGTCTCAGGCGTGATACCCTATATAGACTGGGCGCATACTTTCGCCAGGCAAGGTGGAAAGATAGATTACGGGGAAATCATTGACAGATTGACCCGTGAGTTGGGGCTTAATCACATCAATTCCCACTTTGAATCCCTACAGATGAGGAAAGGTAAGTTTGTGGATGTTCACGAACCTATCTCAAAGAACTCCCCACCATTCGAACCCCTAGCTAAAGCGCTTCTCGAAAGAGACGTATCAATCACGTTGGTGTGTGAGAGCCCTAGACTGGAAGAGGACGCTCTAATAATGAAACAAGTTCTTGAGTCGCTCGGTTACAAGCTAGGCTGA
- a CDS encoding phosphoglycolate phosphatase: MWIVASDFDRTLAHERDSFVISEALSKKINEFARLHSFFVVTGREEKYMRLLAPNLKPTGWVLENGALLILNQRKIINAPEDWFVTRRKISEELTRLNVSHSLGEVIIYVNSWRSSVSFPEARIERNREDVMILPKGVDKGTGFLRALKELNLRGKVVAVGDAENDEALFRVADVKVAVGNAVPFIMSKADLVMEKEDGEGVEELLDLIISGRFPYPKV, translated from the coding sequence ATGTGGATAGTAGCTTCCGATTTCGATCGAACCCTTGCTCATGAAAGGGATTCCTTTGTAATAAGTGAGGCTCTTTCCAAAAAAATAAATGAGTTCGCCAGACTACATAGCTTCTTTGTTGTAACCGGGAGAGAGGAAAAATACATGAGACTATTAGCTCCAAATCTCAAACCAACTGGATGGGTATTGGAGAACGGAGCCCTATTAATTCTGAACCAAAGGAAGATCATTAACGCTCCTGAAGACTGGTTCGTCACGAGGAGGAAGATAAGTGAGGAATTAACGAGGCTCAACGTATCCCATTCCCTTGGAGAGGTAATAATATACGTGAACTCTTGGAGATCAAGCGTTAGTTTCCCGGAGGCAAGGATAGAGAGGAACAGGGAGGATGTCATGATATTACCCAAGGGTGTGGATAAGGGAACTGGTTTTCTTAGGGCTCTAAAGGAACTAAATCTGAGGGGCAAAGTCGTTGCAGTGGGTGACGCAGAGAACGATGAGGCCCTCTTTAGGGTGGCGGATGTTAAGGTTGCAGTAGGAAATGCAGTTCCCTTCATTATGAGCAAGGCGGACCTGGTAATGGAAAAGGAAGACGGTGAAGGTGTGGAGGAGCTCTTGGACTTAATTATTTCGGGAAGGTTTCCTTATCCAAAGGTCTAG
- a CDS encoding METTL5 family protein, whose product MEKIPGHPSPKYELEQYITPSPIASTLIWTAYIQGNVKDKKVIDMGCGTGRLCAGASALGGYCTCAEIDSEALSLGKEVFEKLGLEAEFVETDCTQFHGVYDTVIQNPPFGNVKRGADLSFLRTALGLANTVYSIHKSNPNSRDLLTREARSRGFSVEVLPLSFPLTPYYPWHREKVYRFLVDIYIFQKIV is encoded by the coding sequence ATGGAAAAAATTCCAGGTCACCCTAGTCCTAAATACGAACTGGAACAGTACATCACACCCTCTCCCATAGCCTCCACCTTGATATGGACTGCGTATATCCAGGGCAACGTCAAGGACAAGAAAGTTATTGATATGGGATGCGGGACTGGGAGGCTATGTGCTGGTGCGTCGGCCTTAGGAGGTTACTGCACCTGCGCTGAGATAGATTCAGAAGCCCTATCCCTAGGTAAAGAAGTGTTTGAGAAATTGGGTCTTGAAGCGGAGTTCGTTGAGACAGATTGCACGCAGTTTCATGGAGTATACGACACTGTTATTCAAAACCCGCCCTTTGGAAACGTAAAGAGGGGAGCAGACTTGAGCTTTCTGAGGACTGCTTTGGGATTGGCTAATACAGTATATTCAATTCACAAAAGCAATCCTAACTCCAGAGACCTCCTTACTAGGGAGGCAAGATCGAGAGGGTTCTCAGTTGAGGTTCTCCCTCTCTCGTTCCCTTTAACGCCCTACTATCCATGGCATAGGGAGAAGGTCTACAGGTTTCTAGTTGATATCTACATCTTCCAGAAGATTGTTTGA
- a CDS encoding HAD family hydrolase, which produces MKVVFVDMGDTLVKFVPRMHESIAVAIRDQGMEVSEMEVFRALVRHMGKVNFPHPEHDGLSQLDFADILYEMGKPADPELVKKLSSRNYLSDHFELYEDAIPFLKELKSLNVKIVLVTNTTKKVHTILKTLNLYPYLDGVIASCDVGLMKPNPKIFYHAIKEAGGEGIHIGDVYEIDYVGAKRAYLDAILLDRFGFYPEIKENKVSSLYQALDLIKEKLKY; this is translated from the coding sequence ATGAAAGTAGTTTTTGTAGATATGGGTGACACTCTTGTAAAGTTCGTTCCGCGAATGCATGAGAGCATAGCAGTAGCTATTAGAGATCAGGGGATGGAAGTCTCAGAAATGGAGGTGTTCAGGGCACTTGTTAGGCATATGGGAAAGGTAAATTTTCCTCACCCTGAACACGATGGACTTTCACAGCTGGACTTCGCCGATATACTTTACGAAATGGGAAAGCCCGCAGATCCAGAATTAGTAAAGAAGTTGTCGTCTAGGAATTACCTTTCAGATCACTTCGAGCTATATGAAGATGCAATCCCCTTTCTAAAGGAATTGAAGTCGCTGAACGTAAAGATCGTCCTCGTAACCAACACTACTAAAAAGGTTCACACGATCTTGAAGACCTTGAACCTTTATCCCTACCTAGATGGAGTTATAGCTTCCTGTGATGTAGGATTAATGAAACCAAATCCTAAGATATTCTATCATGCCATTAAGGAGGCAGGCGGAGAGGGAATACACATAGGCGATGTCTATGAGATAGACTACGTCGGCGCAAAAAGAGCTTACTTGGATGCGATACTACTAGATAGATTCGGGTTCTACCCTGAGATAAAAGAGAACAAGGTGAGTAGTCTATATCAAGCGTTGGACTTAATAAAAGAAAAATTGAAATATTAA
- a CDS encoding transcriptional regulator, whose protein sequence is MPEEFLTTRERILLLLRSSDFPLSAKEIMHLTGVRKEQEVYEHIYHLSLSSKHKNYVVIVYPPKCESCGYEIVLDKPKRPSKCPRCKSERISQPKFLIRGKGDE, encoded by the coding sequence TTGCCGGAAGAATTTTTGACGACAAGGGAGAGAATACTATTACTGCTTAGGTCTTCTGATTTTCCGCTCTCTGCTAAAGAGATAATGCATTTAACTGGAGTTAGAAAGGAGCAGGAAGTCTATGAACACATTTATCATCTATCTTTGTCATCAAAGCACAAGAACTACGTGGTGATCGTGTACCCTCCCAAATGTGAGTCTTGTGGCTATGAAATAGTCCTAGATAAGCCCAAGAGACCAAGTAAGTGTCCAAGATGTAAGTCAGAGAGAATATCGCAACCAAAATTTTTAATCAGAGGAAAAGGTGACGAATAA
- a CDS encoding sugar nucleotide-binding protein, which produces MKVVVTDEGEIAKEVAKNINGEVLVVDSPYRVSQERPDIVIHTFEVPYYEANINKARAWNINTWSAINIGRAGHKVGAINVYLSTSMIFNGRKGFYKETSTPDPLNYYGLTKLTGETGIASLGNYLILRIGFPFSLSYKGILYGHIRNLLMNGRSICNNNFFFSIISTRALGRVISTLISKGATGVINLGNRVNECEVIREITKYIPGQVVEREGENFDFSLDDWLLRSFDIKLRFKDDIRDIFAGRIFDDKGENTITA; this is translated from the coding sequence ATGAAAGTTGTTGTTACCGACGAAGGAGAAATAGCTAAGGAAGTGGCTAAGAATATTAATGGAGAGGTCCTAGTAGTGGACTCGCCTTATAGGGTAAGCCAAGAAAGACCAGATATCGTGATTCATACATTCGAGGTTCCATATTACGAGGCTAATATTAACAAGGCTAGAGCTTGGAATATTAATACTTGGTCGGCTATAAACATAGGGAGAGCAGGACATAAGGTCGGGGCAATAAATGTCTACCTCTCAACATCAATGATATTTAATGGAAGGAAGGGCTTCTATAAGGAGACGTCCACCCCGGATCCTCTCAACTATTACGGTCTAACTAAACTTACAGGTGAAACCGGCATAGCTTCCCTCGGAAATTACCTTATACTCAGAATTGGTTTCCCGTTCTCCCTTTCCTATAAGGGCATCCTTTATGGTCATATAAGGAACTTACTCATGAACGGAAGGTCCATATGCAACAATAACTTCTTTTTCTCAATAATTTCCACGAGGGCCTTGGGCAGGGTAATCTCTACCCTTATAAGTAAGGGAGCTACTGGGGTTATAAATCTTGGCAATAGAGTCAACGAATGTGAAGTGATAAGGGAGATTACCAAGTACATTCCTGGTCAGGTTGTTGAGAGGGAAGGGGAAAACTTCGATTTCTCGTTAGATGACTGGCTTTTAAGATCGTTTGACATAAAACTTCGCTTCAAAGATGATATAAGGGATATCTTTGCCGGAAGAATTTTTGACGACAAGGGAGAGAATACTATTACTGCTTAG
- the cobT gene encoding nicotinate mononucleotide-dependent phosphoribosyltransferase CobT has protein sequence MIDSIGSLSERIRGKKAKFLLVIGTTDVSLIPGITVAGATPELTMFTPAADAEYLITGKCKVINGVPITPDGIPTPALLTRASLSFMNIDKLVVNAGARVTPRIPYLDLHGEPGQDIRNGGIRKEVGERIIENGITLGESLSDEGILVIGESIPAGTTTAAAVLTGLGFDGIKTVSSSSPNNPKDIKRAIVEEAIRKSPSNLMDRIFWLSDPVLLGVSAVTIGFKGLVILAGGTQMTAVAAIVKELEPRRLSEIGIVTTRWVVRDSSASIVEASKEIGVNLSYSNVNLSGSQYEGLRVYERGFVKEGVGAGGSMALALSNGSSEGELVKRIDEYYSDLINADNKAI, from the coding sequence ATAATTGACAGTATTGGAAGCTTGTCGGAAAGAATTAGAGGAAAGAAGGCTAAATTTCTCCTTGTTATCGGAACAACTGATGTAAGCCTAATTCCTGGGATAACAGTTGCTGGTGCCACGCCTGAGCTTACAATGTTCACCCCAGCAGCAGATGCGGAATACCTGATAACGGGAAAATGTAAGGTAATTAATGGAGTTCCAATAACCCCTGATGGCATCCCTACCCCGGCCTTACTTACAAGGGCCTCTCTCTCCTTTATGAACATCGATAAGTTAGTCGTGAATGCGGGAGCTAGGGTTACTCCGCGCATCCCCTATCTCGATCTCCATGGTGAACCTGGTCAAGATATTAGGAATGGGGGGATAAGGAAAGAGGTTGGAGAGAGAATAATTGAAAACGGAATTACACTAGGAGAAAGTCTCTCTGATGAGGGAATTCTGGTCATAGGGGAGTCAATACCGGCAGGTACTACCACAGCTGCCGCTGTCCTTACAGGATTAGGTTTCGATGGAATTAAAACAGTGAGCTCATCATCCCCTAACAACCCCAAGGATATCAAGAGAGCCATAGTAGAGGAAGCCATAAGGAAATCTCCCTCTAACTTAATGGACCGCATCTTCTGGCTTTCTGATCCCGTTCTCCTCGGAGTGAGCGCAGTGACCATCGGATTTAAGGGATTAGTTATTCTAGCCGGTGGCACACAGATGACCGCTGTAGCTGCGATAGTAAAGGAATTAGAGCCCAGGAGACTTTCCGAGATCGGAATTGTAACCACTCGGTGGGTAGTTAGGGATAGCTCGGCCTCAATCGTCGAGGCCTCCAAGGAAATTGGTGTTAATCTCTCGTATTCGAACGTAAATCTCTCCGGGAGTCAGTATGAGGGACTCAGAGTCTATGAGAGAGGTTTCGTAAAAGAAGGTGTGGGAGCTGGTGGTTCCATGGCCCTTGCCTTAAGTAATGGGTCCAGTGAGGGCGAACTGGTGAAAAGAATAGACGAATATTACTCCGATCTTATAAATGCTGACAATAAGGCAATATGA